The Ornithorhynchus anatinus isolate Pmale09 chromosome 1, mOrnAna1.pri.v4, whole genome shotgun sequence genome includes a window with the following:
- the LOC114811165 gene encoding transmembrane epididymal protein 1A-like yields MRAGPNATGNPAHTWAAGVGPGRSLPDFSVTSAFPGKRSPAPSDPPLRLSSGLMGTFLGHLCPGLALLSFGLFYAVRLSQALLKGQKFQSVPLVQWSGGAWGWLGRVPPDGVGKAFCGTAILLGELFYPPGTNKLALVDWGDPARPFLFPSEWQHVTMFGFFALSGWVDLASWVWLARRRVGLERAALALAFHVLALLLLTHSQGKDPVENRVHSLLLLPTFLTALVLTVELWAPDQPQLWVAKTWLLLVQGSWLLQTAFVLYRPPSGQPWRGDSPADLMFLSTFFCWHLALGIGVLATIYGLSALWHRHGSPRAGEKGLGYQRCQLGPLDEELQKLEVEAEQTERGSFGAGLPEI; encoded by the coding sequence ATGCGCGCCGGGCCCAATGCCACGGGCAACCCGGCCCATACttgggcggcgggggtggggcccGGCCGGTCCCTGCCTGATTTTTCAGTCACCTCAGCCTTCCCCGGCAAGCGGTCGCCTGCTCCCTCGGATCCTCCTCTCCGCCTGTCCTCCGGACTCATGGGCACCTTCCTGGGGCACCTGTGCCCGGGCCTGGCCCTCCTGAGCTTCGGATTGTTCTACGCGGTAAGGCTGTCCCAGGCGTTGCTGAAGGGCCAGAAGTTCCAGTCCGTCCCTCTCGtccagtggagtggaggggcgtGGGGCTGGCTAGGCCGCGTGCCCCCCGACGGCGTGGGGAAGGCCTTCTGCGGCACCGCCATCCTCCTGGGAGAGCTCTTCTACCCTCCCGGGACCAACAAGCTGGCCCTAGTGGACTGGGGGGATCCCGCCCGGCCCTTCCTGTTCCCCAGCGAGTGGCAGCACGTTACCATGTTCGGCTTCTTTGCCCTCAGCGGCTGGGTGGACCTGGCGAGCTGGGTCTGGCTGGCCCGGCGACGGGTGGGGCTGGAGCGggcggccctggccctggccttcCACGTGCTGGCCCTGCTGCTCCTCACCCACTCGCAGGGCAAGGATCCTGTGGAGAACAGGGTGCacagcctgctgctgctgcccacctTCTTGACGGCCCTGGTGCTGACCGTCGAGCTGTGGGCTCCCGACCAGCCCCAGCTCTGGGTGGCCAAGACCTGGCTGCTCCTGGTGCAGGGCTCGTGGCTGCTCCAAACCGCCTTCGTGCTCTACCGGCCCCCCTCCGGCCAGCCCTGGCGAGGGGACAGCCCCGCGGACCTCATGTTTCTCTCCACCTTCTTCTGCTGGCACCTGGCCCTGGGCATCGGGGTCCTGGCCACCATCTACGGACTGTCCGCTCTCTGGCATCGCCACGGCTCGCCCCGGGCTGGGGAAAAAGGGCTGGGGTATCAGCGGTGCCAGCTGGGCCCACTGGATGAGGAGCTGCAGAAACTGGAGGTGGAGGCGGAGCAGACAGAGAGGGGCTCTTTTGGGGCAGGGCTACCGGAGATCTGA
- the LOC114811161 gene encoding transmembrane epididymal protein 1A-like, whose translation MATFLGHVLPGLVFLLFGFYYALLVSRALLRGQRFLCPPRPPRSQTGASWLQRVPAEGLVKAFCSMTVILTEFFYPPGANRLVLLDREDPARRFLYEDAWQHFTMYAFFMVSGWVDVLSQTWLARRREGLERAALALAFHVLTVLLLSHSQGKNALESRVHTLLLLPAGILALVLTVELWAPDQPQLWIARSWLIMVFGSWLLQTAFVLYRPPSGRPWQTNNPSELMFLTTFFCWHLALCAALLAAVYVLCALWHHHSPAWSRGKGAGYQLCPGSPHDEEFQKLQDEAGLPEKRV comes from the coding sequence ATGGCCACGTTCCTGGGGCACGTCCTCCCGGGGCTAGTCTTCCTCCTATTCGGATTCTACTACGCCCTGCTTGTGTCCCGGGCGCTGCTGAGGGGCCAGCGGTTCTTGTgccccccgcgccctccccgcAGCCAGACGGGAGCAAGCTGGCTGCAGCGGGTGCCGGCCGAGGGCCTGGTCAAGGCCTTCTGCAGCATGACCGTCATCCTGACCGAGTTCTTCTATCCTCCCGGAGCCAACCGCCTGGTGCTGTTGGACCGGGAAGACCCGGCCCGGAGGTTCCTGTATGAGGACGCATGGCAACACTTCACCATGTACGCCTTCTTCATGGTCAGCGGCTGGGTGGACGTGCTGAGCCAGACCTGGCTGGCGCGGCGGCGCGAGGGGCTGGAACGggcggccctggccctggccttcCACGTGCTGACCGTGCTGCTGCTCTCCCACTCCCAGGGTAAGAACGCTTTGGAGAGCCGGGTCCACACCTTGTTGCTGCTGCCCGCCGGCATCCTGGCCCTGGTCCTGACCGTGGAGCTCTGGGCTCCCGACCAGCCCCAGCTCTGGATTGCCAGGTCGTGGCTCATCATGGTGTTCGGCTCCTGGCTCCTCCAGACGGCCTTCGTGCTCTACCGCCCGCCTTCCGGGCGGCCCTGGCAAACCAACAACCCTTCTGAACTCATGTTTCTCACCACTTTTTTTTGCTGGCACCTGGCACTGTGTGCCGCCCTCCTGGCTGCCGTGTACGTCCTCTGCGCCCTCTGGCACCACCACTCTCCAGCCTGGtccaggggaaagggggctggcTACCAGCTCTGTCCCGGGAGTCCCCATGATGAGGAGTTCCAGAAGCTCCAGGATGAGGCTGGCTTgccagaaaagagggtttag